One stretch of Mus musculus strain C57BL/6J chromosome 4 unlocalized genomic contig, GRCm38.p6 C57BL/6J MMCHR4UN_CTG5 DNA includes these proteins:
- the Gm2506 gene encoding chemokine (C-C motif) ligand 27b isoform 2 precursor (isoform 2 precursor is encoded by transcript variant 2) encodes MMEGLSPASSLPLLLLLLSPAPEAALPLPSSTSCCTQLYRQPLPSRLLRRIVHMELQEADGDCHLQAVVLHLARRSVCVHPQNRSLARWLERQGKRLQGTVPSLNLVLQKKMYSHPQQQN; translated from the exons GAGGGGCTCTCCCCCGCCAGCAGCCTCCCGCTGTTACTGTTGCTTCTGAGCCCGGCTCCTGAAGCAG CCTTGCCTCTGCCCTCCAGCACTAGCTGCTGTACTCAGCTCTATAGACAGCCACTCCCAAGCAGGCTGCTGAGGAGGATTGTCCACATGGAACTGCAGGAGGCTGATGGGGACTGTCACCTCCAGGCTGTCGT GCTTCACCTGGCTCGGCGCAGTGTCTGTGTTCATCCCCAGAACCGCAGCCTGGCTCGGTGGTTAGAACGCCAAGGGAAAAGGCTCCAAGGAACTGTACCCAGTTTAAATCTGGTACTACAAAAGAAAATGTACTCACACCCCCAACAGCAAAACTAA
- the Gm2002 gene encoding interleukin 11 receptor, alpha chain 2-like precursor — protein MSSSCSGLTRVLVAVATALVSSSSPCPQAWGPPGVQYGQPGRPVMLCCPGVSAGTPVSWFRDGDSRLLQGPDSGLGHRLVLAQVDSPDEGTYVCQTLDGVSGGMVTLKLGFPPARPEVSCQAVDYENFSCTWSPGQVSGLPTRYLTSYRKKTLPGAESQRESPSTGPWPCPQDPLEASRCVVHGAEFWSEYRINVTEVNPLGASTCLLDVRLQSILRPDPPQGLRVESVPGYPRRLHASWTYPASWRRQPHFLLKFRLQYRPAQHPAWSTVEPIGLEEVITDTVAGLPHAVRVSARDFLDAGTWSAWSPEAWGTPSTGLLQDEIPDWSQGHGQQLEAVVAQEDSLAPARPSLQPDPRPLDHRDPLEQVAVLASLGIFSCLGLAVGALALGLWLRLRRSGKEGPQKPGLLAPMIPVEKLPGIPNLQRTPENFS, from the exons atGAGCAGCAGCTGCTCAGGGCTGACCAGGGTCCTGGTGGCCGTGGCTACAGCCCTggtgtcttcctcctccccctgcccccaagctTGGGGTCCTCCAG GGGTCCAGTATGGACAACCTGGCAGGCCCGTGATGCTGTGCTGCCCCGGAGTGAGTGCTGG GACTCCAGTGTCCTGGTTTCGGGATGGAGATTCAAGGCTGCTCCAGGGACCTGACTCTGGGTTAGGACACAGACTGGTCTTGGCCCAGGTGGACAGCCCTGATGAAGGCACTTATGTCTGCCAGACCCTGGATGGTGTATCAGGGGGCATGGTGACCCTGAAGCTGGGCT TTCCCCCAGCACGTCCTGAAGTCTCTTGCCAAGCGGTAGACTATGAAAACTTCTCCTGTACTTGGAGTCCAGGCCAGGTCAGCGGTTTGCCCACCCGCTACCTTACTTCCTAcag GAAGAAGACGCTGCCAGGAGCTGAGAGTCAGAG GGAAAGTCCATCCACCGGGCCTTGGCCGTGTCCACAGGACCCTCTGGAGGCCTCCCGATGTGTGGTCCATGGGGCAGAGTTCTGGAGTGAGTACCGGATCAATGTGACCGAGGTGAACCCACTGGGTGCCAGCACGTGCCTACTGGATGTGAGATTACAGAGCATCT TGCGTCCCGATCCACCCCAAGGACTGCGGGTGGAATCCGTACCTGGTTACCCAAGACGCCTGCATGCCAGCTGGACATACCCTGCCTCCTGGCGTCGCCAACCCCACTTTCTGCTCAAGTTCCGGTTGCAATACCGACCAGCACAGCATCCAGCCTGGTCCACG GTGGAGCCCATTGGCTTGGAGGAAGTGATAACAGATACTGTGGCTGGGCTGCCCCACGCGGTACGAGTCAGTGCCAGGGACTTTCTGGATGCTGGCACCTGGAGCGCCTGGAGCCCAGAGGCCTGGGGTACTCCTAGCACTg GTCTCCTGCAGGATGAGATACCTGATTGGAGCCAGGGACATGGACAGCAGCTAGAGGCAGTAGTAGCTCAGGAGGACAGCCTGGCTCCTGCAAGGCCTTCCTTGCAGCCAGACCCAAGGCCACTTG ATCACAGGGATCCCTTGGAGCAAGTAGCTGTGTTAGCATCTCTGGGAATCTTCTCTTGCCTTGGCCTGGCTGTTGGAGCCCTGGCACTGGGGCTCTG GCTGAGGCTGAGACGGAGTGGGAAGGAAGGACCGCAAAAACCTGGGCTCTTGGCACCCATGATCCCGGTGGAAAAGCTTCCAG GAATTCCAAACCTGCAGAGGACCCCAGAGAACTTCAGCTGA